CTTTGACCGTTATGACGCGGCCATGGTCAATCTGCTGACGGGTTCACAAGGTGATAAACGTCACCAACTACTGCAATATTTTGCTCAATCTATTGCTAACTATTGTGGCAGTGAATGCCACAACGCTTGTCTATCGGTTAAACTTTCAGCGGAAGTCAGTGATTTATCCGAACCCATGCGCCATGCGCTGGATGCCGGAACTGCACGAGTGATTGGCCGTTTGCAAGATGCTATCGAAGCCGGTATTAAAGAAGGCTCGCTGCGCATCACGCTTTCAGCCGCCGCCACTGCAGAAACACTCTATACCTTGTGGCAGGGCGCCGCATTGCGGGCAAAAGTAAAACGCTCTGTGACACCGCTGACCTGTGCGCTAGAAAGTATCGAATTGATGTTACAACCAACCCAATAATCCCTTGAATCTGATAGTCCATTTTTTTGAGGCTTCAGGTTTTACCCAGCAACTAGTCGACTGGTCTATTAATATAGGATGCACCATGAAAACTGCTAAACTGTTCTCCCCGTTGAAAGTTGGCGCACTGACTTTGCCAAACCGAGTATTTATGGCTCCGCTCACTCGCTTGCGCAGCATTGAGCCGGGTGATATCCCAACGCCGTTAATGGCGGAATATTATCGCCAACGGGCCAGTGCTGGTTTAATCATCACTGAAGCCACCCAGATTTCTTTCCAAGCCAAGGGCTATGCCGGCGCACCAGGGTTACACACTCAGGAGCAACTCAATGCGTGGAAAAAAATCACTCAGGCGGTGCATGAAGAAGGTGGACACATCGCCGTTCAGCTCTGGCATGTAGGCCGTATTTCACACAGCAGTTTGCAACCAAATCAGCAAGCACCCATCGCTCCTTCAGCCATTGCCGCTGATACCCGCACCACCGTACGTGATGAATCCGGTGCGTGGGTACGTGTTCCCTGCTCTACTCCACGAGCGCTGGAAACAGAAGAGATCCCTGGCATTATTAATGATTTCCGTCAGGCGACCGCTAACGCTCGTGAAGCCGGTTTTGATTATATTGAGCTACACGCAGCCCATGGCTATTTGCTGCATCAGTTCATGTCTCCAGCGTCAAATCAGCGTACCGACCAATACGGTGGCAGTATTGAAAATCGTACTCGCTTAACACTGGAAGTGGTTGATGCAACCGTTGCAGAATGGGGCTCAGAACATATTGGCATCCGTATTTCACCTTTGGGGCCATTCAATGGCTTAGATAATGGTGAAGATCAGGAAGAAGCGGCGCTTTATCTGATTGATGAATTAAACAAACGTAAAATCGCCTACCTACACATTTCCGAACCAGATTGGGCGGGCGGTAAACCTTACTCAGAGGCATTCCGTGATGCTGTTCGCGCCCGTTTCAAAGGCGTCATTGTGGGGGCTGGTGCCTATACCGCAGAGAAAGCCGAAGACCTGATCGAAAAAGGGTTTATTGATGCCGTGGCATTTGGTCGCAGCTATATCTCTAATCCAGACTTAGTTGCTCGTCTCCAGCAACACGCCCCATTGAATGAGCCAGATGGCGAGACTTTCTACGGCGGCGGCGCGAAGGGTTATACTGACTACCCAACGCTATAACGCAGTCTTCTCCATTTAACTATCGCCTCCCCAACATAAATAATACTGTTGGGGGGGATTTATTTTCGGGTTTAAATCATCACCGCAGCACATCATCTAATCCAATGCCACTATCGCCTACAAACCGAAATTACGCCCTCATCTAGACCATAAAAATTGCCTTAAATATCAGGGCTGCCAAGCTAGTGAGCGGCATGATATTGCGTTATGATGGCGACTGTCTTTTGATTTATAATGACTTTTAACTTTTAATCTACTGATTATAAAGAGGTATTATGAAGCGCTTACTCCATACCATGATCCGTGTCGGTGACCTGCAACGTTCCATCGACTTCTACACCAAGGTATTAGGGATGCGTTTACTGCGTACCAGCGAAAATACCGAGTATAAATATTCGCTGGCTTTCGTCGGTTACAGCGATGAAAGCGAAGGCTCGGTGATTGAGTTGACTTATAACTGGGGCGTAGACAGCTACGAAATGGGAACGGCATTCGGCCATTTGGCACTGGGTGTAGACGATGTCGCGGTAACCTGTGACCAAATTCGTCTGGCAGGCGGAAAAGTGACCCGTGAAGCAGGCCCAGTCAAAGGCGGTAATACCATCATTGCCTTTGTTGAAGATCCTGATGGCTACAAAATTGAGTTAATCGAGAATAAAAGCGCCGGACACGGCCTTGGAAACTGATTAACTGAAAGGCACCGATAAGGTGCCTTTTTCTTATCGTGATACCCTCCTGCATCCTGCGCCAAAATTTGGCATAATGCGTGCTGAATTCGATGAAGATAAGAAACTGATGGCAGAT
The window above is part of the Yersinia massiliensis genome. Proteins encoded here:
- a CDS encoding TetR/AcrR family transcriptional regulator, with the protein product MNKIQHPHVDTREHLLATGESLSLHLGFNGMGLSQLLTTAGIPKGSFYHYFRSKEAFGEAMLQRYFDRYDAAMVNLLTGSQGDKRHQLLQYFAQSIANYCGSECHNACLSVKLSAEVSDLSEPMRHALDAGTARVIGRLQDAIEAGIKEGSLRITLSAAATAETLYTLWQGAALRAKVKRSVTPLTCALESIELMLQPTQ
- a CDS encoding alkene reductase, whose amino-acid sequence is MKTAKLFSPLKVGALTLPNRVFMAPLTRLRSIEPGDIPTPLMAEYYRQRASAGLIITEATQISFQAKGYAGAPGLHTQEQLNAWKKITQAVHEEGGHIAVQLWHVGRISHSSLQPNQQAPIAPSAIAADTRTTVRDESGAWVRVPCSTPRALETEEIPGIINDFRQATANAREAGFDYIELHAAHGYLLHQFMSPASNQRTDQYGGSIENRTRLTLEVVDATVAEWGSEHIGIRISPLGPFNGLDNGEDQEEAALYLIDELNKRKIAYLHISEPDWAGGKPYSEAFRDAVRARFKGVIVGAGAYTAEKAEDLIEKGFIDAVAFGRSYISNPDLVARLQQHAPLNEPDGETFYGGGAKGYTDYPTL
- the gloA gene encoding lactoylglutathione lyase, which translates into the protein MKRLLHTMIRVGDLQRSIDFYTKVLGMRLLRTSENTEYKYSLAFVGYSDESEGSVIELTYNWGVDSYEMGTAFGHLALGVDDVAVTCDQIRLAGGKVTREAGPVKGGNTIIAFVEDPDGYKIELIENKSAGHGLGN